The proteins below come from a single Plodia interpunctella isolate USDA-ARS_2022_Savannah chromosome 21, ilPloInte3.2, whole genome shotgun sequence genomic window:
- the LOC128679135 gene encoding actin nucleation-promoting factor WASL isoform X1: MESTPICRCRVLYLGSAVPQQSKDGLQGIQEPLRELYPEKGATTGGIDSWLSVWSNGILLENVDESGSRVARFFPISSLHYCAAVRRVTVEGAPRFLPLDSPFARAPAPRRPPLFAAVLRRTQGIKVLECHAFICRREAAANALVRCCFHAYADSSYAKRLEAERAPPQLLPEPEEELEVFDGDENHKVWVGEVERDDASDDIPHPTRAPRPRQITRPASVPPPPPPPEEPKKKATTKKTKKKSSASADELYATMPGPAPMMNGRSLGRAPPAWAAHAAHPMVLVAHPAATLPHARPATLGHRGRLPPGPFPPGPPPGRGRLQYATVDPRRSKPPPSAMKAAQSMTGLEAVEDAGGIYRKKGHLNERAFSYSIRQEHRSRSHGSLANLKFAAPPEVESGREELKKEREIMQMVAGLQLSSDEVERREVPPHMLRARHAPR, encoded by the exons ATGGAGTCGACTCCGATCTGTCGGTGCCGCGTGCTTTATTTGGGCTCGGCGGTGCCCCAACAGAGTAAAGACGGCCTGCAAGGCATCCAGGAACCTTTGCGCGAGTTGTATCCGGAAAAGGGAGCGACCACCGGCGGCATAGACTCGTGGCTGTCCGTCTGGTCCAACGGCATCTTATTGGAGAATGTCGATGAGAGCGGTTCTAGAGTGGCCAGGTTTTTTCCCATTTCGAGTCTACATTATTGCGCAGCTGTTCGGCGAGTGACAGTCGAAGGAGCGCCGAGATTTTTACCTTTGGACTCGCCCTTCGCTCGGGCTCCCGCTCCTCGACGTCCTCCATTGTTCGCGGCGGTTTTACGTCGTACTCAAGGAATAAAGGTCCTGGAGTGTCACGCCTTCATCTGTCGCCGCGAGGCGGCAGCCAATGCTCTAGTCCGTTGTTGCTTCCACGCGTATGCTGATAGTTCCTACGCGAAACGTTTAGAGGCAGAAAGAGCGCCCCCGCAGCTCCTACCCGAACCCGAAGAGGAGCTGGAAGTGTTTGACGGGGATGAGAATCACAAAGTATGGGTAGGGGAGGTGGAACGGGACGATGCGAGCGATGACATTCCTCACCCGACGCGAGCGCCACGTCCTCGACAGATCACTAGGCCCGCGTCGGTGCCGCCGCCCCCTCCGCCACCTGAGGAACCTAAAAAGAAGGCGACAACtaagaaaacaaagaaaaagtcTTCTGCGTCCGCCGACGAATTGTATGCGACAATGCCGGGGCCGGCTCCCATGATGAATGGCAGGTCACTGGGCCGCGCGCCGCCGGCGTGGGCGGCGCACGCGGCGCACCCCATGGTGCTGGTGGCGCACCCGGCCGCCACGCTGCCGCACGCGCGGCCCGCCACGCTGGGCCATCGGGGTCGTCTGCCGCCCGGCCCCTTCCCACCGGGTCCTCCGCCAGGCAGGGGTCGCTTACAGTATGCCACAGTTGATCCCCGGCGTTCGAAGCCTCCGCCCTCGGCCATGAAAGCAGCGCAGAGTATGACCGGGCTAGAGGCGGTCGAGGATGCTGGGGGGATCTACAGGAAGAAAGGTCATCTGAACGAGCGCGCATTTTCATATAGTATCAGACAAGAACACAGAAGTCGGTCACACGGATCTCTCGCCAACCTGAAGTTCGCCGCTCCGCCTGAG GTGGAGTCCGGTCGCGAGGAACTGAAGAAAGAGCGGGAGATCATGCAGATGGTAGCTGGTTTGCAGCTCAGCTCAGACGAGGTGGAGCGGCGCGAGGTACCGCCGCACATGTTGAGGGCGAGACACGCGCCCAG ataA
- the LOC128679369 gene encoding uncharacterized protein LOC128679369, whose translation MDSSSSISSEEFVFKVKNEMLDQLVKTEQEELSCVLCIKPHLDNFVIYNTELTASGVTVYTFFTKFAKAGLGFSPHGYICKTCLNLVNELEELQIQYKKLKTVFQTLIGKNPLFELTPLFEENEVGKDIVKNEPCSDINEDSQIEDNVSISKKRKCDSEKNDNYWGKNPEKTEQLIEIVRNYAALYDPSHAQYRKNKTKTKIWDSIANVMGEEDGETVKAEWENLKESYINCLKANRPDADYATTDERYKSWPWRNQMSFLRLFVDCLIAPVIRETEIVNSNGSFNQPNAFSHGEEINDYVNNRTIADYDETSLIFLGYAKIVNKMSFQLQAKLKFEFAKLMMDAEIQSANEKQDRGSALNTMTVAAQDRPVIIATQEVAIEESQQFAIICAPPLNIPAGNNISRKEIKRTKAAAAEAAATTATEKERLIEVVKNYAVLYDNTLSGYRNDKKKNKIWDNIAQVIGEKDGETVKLKWKNLVDSYRIFLRSNQGVEQVDGPRSLPWVNQMQFLRPFVECLGNPVTSESDTENS comes from the exons ATGGATTCATCATCCAGCATCAGTTCGGAAGAGTTTGTCTTTAAAGTAAAGAATGAAATGCTCGATCAGTTAGTGAAGACAGAACAGGAAGAATTATCTTGCGTTTTGTGCATCAAACCGCACCTGGATAATTTCGTAATCTACAACACAGAGCTTACAGCCTCCGGGGTTACCGTGTATACTTTCTTCACCAAATTTGCCAAGGCAGGTCTTGGGTTTTCACCACACGGATACATTTGCAAGACATGTTTAAATCTTGTCAATGAATTAGAGGAACTTCAAATCcagtataaaaagttaaaaactgTGTTTCAAACACTTATAGGAAAAAATCCTCTGTTTGAACTAACACCATTATTTGAGGAAAATGAGGTTGGCAAGGATATTGTCAAAAATGAACCTTGTTCAGATATCAATGAGGATTCACAGATTGAAGATAATGTAAGCATTTCAAAAAAGCGAAAATGTGATAGTgagaaaaatgataattactG gGGAAAGAATCCAGAAAAAACAGAACAGCTAATAGAAATTGTAAGAAATTATGCAGCTTTGTATGACCCATCTCATGCCcaatacagaaaaaataaaacaaaaaccaaAATATGGGATAGTATTGCTAATGTTATGGGTGAAGAAGATG ggGAAACAGTCAAAGCAGAGTGGGAAAATTTAAAGGAGAGCTACATCAATTGCTTAAAAGCAAATAGACCAGATGCAGATTATGCCACTACAGATGAGAGGTACAAATCATGGCCTTGGAGAAACCAAATGTCGTTTTTGCGACTATTTGTAGACTGCCTCATTGCACCTGTCATTAGAGAAACAGAAATTGTAAATTCTAATGGCTCATTCAATCAACCGAATGCATTTTCACATggtgaagaaataaatgacTATGTTAATAACAGAACAATTGCAGATTATGACGAAAcatctttgatatttttgggCTATGcgaaaattgttaataaaatgtcgTTCCAACTTCAAgcaaaattgaaatttgaatttgcaaaaTTGATGATGGATGCTGAAATTCAAAGTGCTAATGAGAAGCAGGATCGAGGCAGTGCGTTGAACACGATGACTGTTGCGGCTCAAGATCGTCCGGTCATCATTGCGACGCAAGAGGTTGCCATTGAGGAGTCCCAACAATTCGCAATAATATGCGCGCCACCTTTGAATATACCAGctggaaataatatttctagaaaagaaattaaaag GACGAAAGCTGCAGCAGCAGAGGCGGCGGCCACGACCGCTACAGAGAAAGAGAGGCTAATAGaagttgtaaaaaattatgcaGTGTTGTATGACAACACTCTATCCGGATACAGAaatgataaaaagaaaaacaaaatatgggACAATATAGCACAAGTCATTGGAGAAAAAGAcg GTGAGACAGTTAAATTGAAATGGAAAAACTTGGTTGACAGTTACAGAATATTCTTGAGGTCGAACCAGGGTGTTGAACAAGTCGATGGACCAAGATCTTTGCCGTGGGTGAACCAAATGCAGTTTTTGAGGCCGTTTGTGGAGTGTCTCGGAAATCCGGTCACGTCGGAATCAGACACTGAAAACAGCTGA
- the LOC128679135 gene encoding actin nucleation-promoting factor WASL isoform X2: MESTPICRCRVLYLGSAVPQQSKDGLQGIQEPLRELYPEKGATTGGIDSWLSVWSNGILLENVDESGSRVARFFPISSLHYCAAVRRVTVEGAPRFLPLDSPFARAPAPRRPPLFAAVLRRTQGIKVLECHAFICRREAAANALVRCCFHAYADSSYAKRLEAERAPPQLLPEPEEELEVFDGDENHKVWVGEVERDDASDDIPHPTRAPRPRQITRPASVPPPPPPPEEPKKKATTKKTKKKSSASADELYATMPGPAPMMNGRSLGRAPPAWAAHAAHPMVLVAHPAATLPHARPATLGHRGRLPPGPFPPGPPPGRGRLQYATVDPRRSKPPPSAMKAAQSMTGLEAVEDAGGIYRKKGHLNERAFSYSIRQEHRSRSHGSLANLKFAAPPEVESGREELKKEREIMQMVAGLQLSSDEVERREVPPHMLRARHAPR; this comes from the exons ATGGAGTCGACTCCGATCTGTCGGTGCCGCGTGCTTTATTTGGGCTCGGCGGTGCCCCAACAGAGTAAAGACGGCCTGCAAGGCATCCAGGAACCTTTGCGCGAGTTGTATCCGGAAAAGGGAGCGACCACCGGCGGCATAGACTCGTGGCTGTCCGTCTGGTCCAACGGCATCTTATTGGAGAATGTCGATGAGAGCGGTTCTAGAGTGGCCAGGTTTTTTCCCATTTCGAGTCTACATTATTGCGCAGCTGTTCGGCGAGTGACAGTCGAAGGAGCGCCGAGATTTTTACCTTTGGACTCGCCCTTCGCTCGGGCTCCCGCTCCTCGACGTCCTCCATTGTTCGCGGCGGTTTTACGTCGTACTCAAGGAATAAAGGTCCTGGAGTGTCACGCCTTCATCTGTCGCCGCGAGGCGGCAGCCAATGCTCTAGTCCGTTGTTGCTTCCACGCGTATGCTGATAGTTCCTACGCGAAACGTTTAGAGGCAGAAAGAGCGCCCCCGCAGCTCCTACCCGAACCCGAAGAGGAGCTGGAAGTGTTTGACGGGGATGAGAATCACAAAGTATGGGTAGGGGAGGTGGAACGGGACGATGCGAGCGATGACATTCCTCACCCGACGCGAGCGCCACGTCCTCGACAGATCACTAGGCCCGCGTCGGTGCCGCCGCCCCCTCCGCCACCTGAGGAACCTAAAAAGAAGGCGACAACtaagaaaacaaagaaaaagtcTTCTGCGTCCGCCGACGAATTGTATGCGACAATGCCGGGGCCGGCTCCCATGATGAATGGCAGGTCACTGGGCCGCGCGCCGCCGGCGTGGGCGGCGCACGCGGCGCACCCCATGGTGCTGGTGGCGCACCCGGCCGCCACGCTGCCGCACGCGCGGCCCGCCACGCTGGGCCATCGGGGTCGTCTGCCGCCCGGCCCCTTCCCACCGGGTCCTCCGCCAGGCAGGGGTCGCTTACAGTATGCCACAGTTGATCCCCGGCGTTCGAAGCCTCCGCCCTCGGCCATGAAAGCAGCGCAGAGTATGACCGGGCTAGAGGCGGTCGAGGATGCTGGGGGGATCTACAGGAAGAAAGGTCATCTGAACGAGCGCGCATTTTCATATAGTATCAGACAAGAACACAGAAGTCGGTCACACGGATCTCTCGCCAACCTGAAGTTCGCCGCTCCGCCTGAG GTGGAGTCCGGTCGCGAGGAACTGAAGAAAGAGCGGGAGATCATGCAGATGGTAGCTGGTTTGCAGCTCAGCTCAGACGAGGTGGAGCGGCGCGAGGTACCGCCGCACATGTTGAGGGCGAGACACGCGCCCAGGTGA